CCAGCCATGTCGTGAGCTTGTGCTGGAAGTCCAGGACTTTCCGCCGGATTCGGCGCTTGATGGACGCGACCCGGCGGCGTTGTTCCTCCCAGTTCTCGCTGCCCTGCTCGCGCCGCGACAGGGTTCGCTGCGCTTTCCGTAGGTGTCCGTACTCGGCTTCCACGTCCAGTTTCCCGACGGAGAGGCCGTCGCTCGTGTGAATGTAGTTGAGAATGCCGAGGTCGACGCCCACACACTCACCTGCTTCCAACTCGTCAATCGGCGGCTTCTCCGGCAGGTCGGCGTCGTCGACTTCGAGGGCGAAGGAGACGAACCACTCGCCGGTGTATTCGTGCTTGACCGTCACCTCTTTGATCACTGCTTCGTCGGGAATGTCGCGGTGGTAGCGGATCGGGATGTCGCCAATTTTCGTGAGCCACAACGTAGCCGTCTGGCCACTCGTGTTTTTGAGTTCGAAGCCAGACTGCGAATACGTCATACTGCGGTACTCTCGTGGCGGCTTCCATCGCAACTTCCCGACGTTGTACCCGGCGGCTTTCCGGTCAGAAAGGTTGCCGAGGTTGTCGTAGAACCGCGTGACGGTGCGTTGGAGGGCCTTCGAGTGAACCTCGCTGAACACTGGGAACCGGTCCTTCCACTCGGTCAACCGCTTATGGTGCTTGTACGCGCTGCCGATCGTGTCAGTGTCACTGGGCAGGTTCTCGTATTCGTAGCGGGTGTGGTTGTAGGCCTGACGATGGATGTCGATGTGGCGGGTGAGTGCCGCCGCTACCTCCTCGTTCGGACGGGCGCGGAAGCGGTGCGTGTATTCCATCGCCGTGCCGTGATTAGGTGGTCGGTAGAAACATAATTGTTTGCACGAGGGACGGCGCTGTATCCCCTCCCTACTCGCTCACCGACGGTTCGCTCGTTGAGGAAGGGACCTTAGCGCCTACTTTTCAGGTAAAACGATGTGTTGGTGGAGTGTGTACCGTCGTTTCGAGAACTTCGAAGCGTATCGAGCGGTTGTTCG
The sequence above is a segment of the Halorussus halophilus genome. Coding sequences within it:
- a CDS encoding RNA-guided endonuclease InsQ/TnpB family protein; the encoded protein is MEYTHRFRARPNEEVAAALTRHIDIHRQAYNHTRYEYENLPSDTDTIGSAYKHHKRLTEWKDRFPVFSEVHSKALQRTVTRFYDNLGNLSDRKAAGYNVGKLRWKPPREYRSMTYSQSGFELKNTSGQTATLWLTKIGDIPIRYHRDIPDEAVIKEVTVKHEYTGEWFVSFALEVDDADLPEKPPIDELEAGECVGVDLGILNYIHTSDGLSVGKLDVEAEYGHLRKAQRTLSRREQGSENWEEQRRRVASIKRRIRRKVLDFQHKLTTWLVTEYDAVFVEDLDVKPLLEDSQNARNKQDAAWRQFITLLQYKADLHGCHVKQVDPENTTKQCHECGVKTDKPLWVREHSCPSCGFLLERDWNAALNVLERGLRKLGLGQPEVQRLLETGAAVDATHRESVSASAVVEAGSPTERKGSPGLNEAAVTAE